The genomic interval GGGACCTCGGCGAGCGGTGCATCACCGTCGAGGCGGACCGGCTGCGCCGGATCCCCGAGGTCGTCGCCATCGCGGGCGGGCAGCGCAAGGCCGCCGCGATCGGCGCGGTGCTGCGGTCCGGCCTGGTCACCAGTCTGGTCACGGACACCGCCGCCGCCGACTACCTCCTCACCGAGTCCGCCGCCCCGCGCCGGCCGGCCCTGGAGCGCGCGGACCCGGACGGCGACTGAGACGTACGGGCACACGGGCACAGCGGAGAGGGGCGGGCGGTCACGGACCGCCCGCCCCTCTCCCGTGGCTCCGGTGCTCAGTCCTGGGGGACGCCCAGGACCGTGGACTCCAGATACTGCTCCGGCTGCTCGTACTGACTGACGTCGGCCGGGTTGTACCGGGGCGTCTGCCGGGACCAGTCGAGATTGCCGCGCATCCAGCTGCGCATGCCGTCGAGGTACGGCTCCAGCATCGGCGTCAGCTGCGGATACGCCTCGAGCAGCTCGGTCTCCGCCGCCAGGAAGCGCTCGGTCTCGACGGCGATCTCCGCGCAGACGTGCTCCAGCGCCTCCTGCTTGCCGTAGCCGCGGTGGTGGCGGACCAGGTGGACGAGGTTGTGGATCTCGCCGAGCACCTGCTCCTTCTCGTACGAGTACACGTCATTGGCCCAGCAGACGTGGTTGCAGGACGCTTCGAGCGCGGTGATGAACCGGGGGTCGTTGTGGATCGAGGAGGGCGCCTCGATGCCCGCGACGATCTCTATCAGGTCCATGCAGACGATGATCGCGCCGGTGTGGCGGCGCTTCTCTATGTAGAGCTCCTCCGACGGCACGATGCCCGCCGCCCGGTTCCCGGCCTCCCAGGTGGTGGCGGTGGTGAGGTACTTCTTCAGGTGCCAGGCGAACCTGCGCCGCCAGTGCACCGCCGCGGTCGGCGTCGTACGTTGCCACAGGTCGATGAGGGCCACCACGGCGGCGGGCAGCTCCTCGTTCTCCAGCACGCCGGTGCGGGTGCCCTCGACCACCGCCAGCATCAGGGCGACGACGTCCCGCACGCGCTCCGGGCTCCGGCCGAGGTGGCCGTCGTCCAGCTGGTCGTCGACGAGGAAGAGCCAGACGAACCAGTCGGCGACGAGGTCCAGGGTCTCACTGTCGGCGGTCGGGTAGACCATCCCGACGAACGCGCCGAAGTCCGCCTGCTCGAAGCGCTCCCTGGCCGAATCCCGGTGCACCAGGCCGGTGTTGCGGGTCCAGGAATCCAGATGCTCCCGTACGTGGGCGACGTGCGGGTTCGTCCGCTGGGGGAACGGGCAGTAGATGTCCGGCAGTTCGTTCTCCACGGGCGGGTCGTGATCCTCTCCGGTCGTACGGGTGACGGAAGTTGAGCACGATCCGTCCGTTCATCCGGGGCGTTGTGGTGACCCACGGGACCTGCGGGTTTGAAGCTACCTGACCCCCTGTCACCAGGTCCAGGGCAGATGATCGGGAATGGTTGAAAGCTGTTCGGGTAAGGTCCGGGGGTAAGGCAGGTGGCACTTGCCCGGGACTCCCGCAGCGCTCCTTTCGTAGGAACATACGAGCGTGGGGGTCATTTGCTGTGTCTTCGTGGAAGCGACCTGCGCCATTTCGTATGAAAAAATGAGTGTTATGCGTTTTCTTGAGCCCGGCACCGGTCGCTATACAGAGTCCCCCTCGGTCCCGTACGACCTCACGTACGACGACGTCTTCATGGTCCCGGGCCGGTCGGCGGTCGGATCGCGCCAGGGTGTCGACCTGTCGTCGCCCGACGGCAGCGGCACCACCATCCCCCTGGTCGTCGCGAACATGACCGCCATCGCGGGCCGCCGGATGGCCGAGACCGTCGCCCGCCGCGGCGGCCTCGTCGTGATCCCGCAGGACATTCCGATCGAGGTCGTCACCGAGGTCATCTCCTGGGTGAAGACGCGCCACCTGGTGCTCGACACGCCCATCGAGCTGTCGCCGGGCCAGACCGTCGCCGACGCGTTGTCGCTGCTGCACAAGCGCGCGCACGGTGCCGGGGTCGTCGTGGACGCGGACCGCCGGCCCGTCGGTGTGGTCACCGACCACGACCTGTCCGGTGTGGACCGCTTCACCCAGCTCTCCGAGGTCATGTCCAAGGACCTGGTCGTCCTGGACGCGGACATCGACCCGCGCGACGCCTTCAACAAGCTGGACGGCGCCAACCGCAAGCTCGCCCCCGCCGTCGACGCGGACGGCCGGCTCGTCGGCATCCTCACCCGCAAGGGCGCTCTGCGGGCCACGCTCTACACCCCCGCCACCGACGCGGCCGGCAAGCTGCGCATCGCCGCCGCCGTCGGCATCAACGGCGACGTGGCCGGCAAGGCCAAGCAGCTGCTCGACGCCGGTGTGGACACCCTGGTCGTGGACACGGCGCACGGCCACCAGGAGTCCATGATCAGCGCGGTGCGCGCGGTCCGGGCGCTGGACCCGCAGGTGCCGATCGTGGCGGGCAACATCGTCGCCGCCGAGGGCGTGCGCGACCTCATCGAGGCCGGCGCGGACGTCATCAAGGTCGGCGTCGGACCGGGCGCCATGTGCACCACCCGCATGATGACCGGAGTGGGCCGCCCCCAGTTCTCCGCCGTGCTGGAGTGCGCCGCCGAGGCGAAGAAGTACGGCAAGCACGTCTGGGCCGACGGCGGCGTCCGCCACCCGCGCGACGTGGCCATGGCGCTCGCGGCCGGGGCGTCCAACGTGATGATCGGCTCCTGGTTCGCCGGGACCTACGAGTCCCCGGGCGACCTTCAGCAGAGCGCCGACGGGCGCTTCTACAAGGAGTCCTTCGGCATGGCGTCCGCGCGCGCCGTGAAGAACCGCACCTCCGACGAGTCCGCGTACGACCGGGCCCGCAAGGCGCTCTTCGAGGAGGGCATCTCCACCTCGCGGATGTTCCTGGACCCGACGCGCCCCGGCGTCGAGGACCTGATCGACTCGATCATCGCGGGCGTCCGCTCCTCCTGCACCTACGCGGGCGCGGCCTCGCTCGCGGAGTTCGCCGAGAAGGCCGTCGTCGGCGTCCAGAGCGCGGCCGGCTACGCGGAGGGCAAGCCGCTGCACGCCAGCTGGAGCTAGGGCCTGTCCGGCCGGGATTCGACCGGCCGGGTGCGAGCCGTGGTCTACTGCCGGGGGTGGCATCTGCCGCTCCCCGGCACAGTCATGCCCGGCTCCGTCCGTGCCTCGCAGAGAAGTGACCCGTACGACGTGCGACTGAACGACCTCGACGAACGCATCGTCCACGCCCTGGCCGAGGACGCCCGCCGCTCCTACGCCGACATCGGCTCGATCATCGGCCTGTCCGCGCCCGCCGTGAAACGCCGGGTCGACCGGCTGCGCGCCGAGGGGGCCATCACCGGGTTCACCGTGCGGGTCGACCCGGCGGCGCTCGGCTGGGAGACCGAGGGGTACATCGAGATCTACTGCAGCCGCAACACGTCCCCGGAGTCGATCAAGCAGGGCCTCGCCCGCTATCCCGAGGTCGCCTCCGCGTCCACGGTCACCGGCGACGCGGATGCGCTGGTGCAGGTCTTCGCGGCGGACATGCGGCATTTCGAGCAGGTGCTCGAGCGGATCGCGGGGGAGCCGTACGTGGAACGGACGAAGTCCGTGCTGGTGCTTTCGCCGCTGCTGCGGCGCTTCTCCTCCGGGTCCCCGGGGTAGGGCCGTCCGCCGGGTGGGCCGGGCCCTCCGGCGAGGGTTCCGTCGTCAAACGCCGGACGGGCTGGAGTGGGCCGGCCGCGGGTCGGGCCGGAGCGGCGCAATGAATCGCCGCGGCCCGTGCGATCCGCGCAACGGATCGGGCGTCGGTGCGCAACGGTCGCGTCTTGTTCGGGCCGAACGGCTGAACGTACCGTTTCTACGTCCCCGCCCCGCCCGTATCGTCCGAGGTCAGCCATGCCGCCGTTGCGCACCGCCCTGCTCCAGAGCTCCGGGCGTCCCGGCTCGGTTGCCGGGTCCGTCGAGCTGCTGGCGGATGCCGCCCGCCGCGCCGCCGCCACCGGGGCCCGGCTTCTGGTCTGCCCCGAGCTGTATCTCACCGGGTACGCCATCGGTGACGACGTCCCCCGGCTCGCCGAGGCCGCCGACGGGCCCGCCGCCCGTGCCGTCGCCGAGATCGCCGTGCGGCACGGGATCGCCGTCCACTACGGCTACCCGGAGCGCGAGGGCGACACCCTGTACAACTCCGCGCAGCTCATCGGCCCCGACGGCACCACGCTCGCCAACTACCGCAAGACCCACCTCTTCGGGGACTTCGAGCAGCGCTGGTTCACCCCGGGCGGGCAGCCCGTGGTCCAGGCCGAGCTGGACGGGGTCCGCATCGGCCTGCTGACCTGCTACGACGTCGAGTTCCCGGAGAACGTACGGGCGCACGCCCTGGCCGGGACCGATCTCCTGCTGGTCCCGACCGCGCTGATGCACCCCTTCTCGTTCGTGGCGGAATCCCTCGTCCCGGTCCGCGCCTTCGAGAGCCAGCTCTACCTCGCGTACGTCAACCGGACCGGCCCGGAAGGCGAGTTCGACTTCACCGGGCTGAGCTGCCTGGCCGGACCCGACGGCATCGTCCGGGCCCGTGCGGGGCGCGGCGAGGAGCTGGTCACCGCCGACGTCGACCTCGCTCTCCTCGCGGACTCCCGGGCCGCCAATCCGTATCTCCGCGACCGCCGCCCCGGTCTGTACGGCTCCCTCGTCTGAGCCCGCACCGCCCCCGTCCACGTCTTCGCCCGTCCGCTAGGAGCCCGTACCCCATGACCGCCGTGCCCCCCGCCGTCCAGCACACCGAGGAAGCGGCCCCGCCGATCACCATGTTCGGGCCGGACTTCCCGTACGCGTACGACGACTTCCTCGCCCACCCGGCGGGGCTCGGGCAGATACCGGCGACCGAGCACGGCACCGAGGTGGCCGTCATCGGCGGCGGGCTCTCCGGCATCATCACCGCGTACGAACTGATGAAGATGGGCCTCAAGCCCGTCGTCTACGAGGCCGACCGCATCGGCGGACGGCTGCGCACCGTCGAGTTCGAGGGCTGCGCCACCGACGGCGAACGCCTCACCGCCGAGATGGGCGCGATGCGCTTCCCGCCCTCCTCGACCGCCCTCCAGCACTACATCGACCTCGTGGGCCTGGAGACGAAGCCGTTCCCCAACCCGCTCTGCCCGGCGACCCCTTCGACCGTGGTCGACCTCAAGGGCGAGTCGCACTACGCCAGGACCATCGACGAACTCCCGCAGGTCTACCGCGATGTGATGGACGCCTGGAACCGCTGCCTGGAGGAGGGCGCCGACTTCTCCGACATGAACCGGGCGATGCGCGAGCGCGACGTGGACCGGATCAGGGAGATCTGGTCCCGGCTGGTCGAGAAGCTGGACAACCAGACCTTCTACGGCTTCCTCTGCGATTCCGACGCCTTCAAGTCCTTCCGGCACCGCGAGATCTTCGGGCAGGTCGGCTTCGGCACCGGCGGCTGGGACACCGACTTCCCCAACTCCATCCTGGAGATCCTGCGGGTCGTCTACACCGAGGCGGACGACCACCACCGCTCCATCGTCGGCGGCAGCCAGCAGCTCCCGCTGCGCCTGTGGGAGCGGGAGCCGCGGAAGATCACGCACTGGCCGCTCGGCACCTCGCTGTCCTCGCTGCACGGCGGCGAGCCGCGCGGGGCCGTCACCCGGCTCAACCGCACGGCCGGCAACCGGATCACCGTCACCGACGCCTCGGGCGACATCCGCACCTTCCGGGCGGCCGTCTTCACCGGGCAGTCCTGGCTGCTGCTCTCCAAGATCGCCTGCGACGACGCGCTCTTCCCGATCGACCACTGGACGGCGATGGAGCGCACCCACTACATGGAGTCGTCCAAGCTGTTCGTGCCCGTCGACCGGCCGTTCTGGCTGGACAAGGACGAGACCACCGGCCGCGACACGATGTCCATGACACTGACGGACCGGATGACCCGGGGCACCTACCTGCTGGACGACGGGCCGGACCGGCCGGCCAGCATCTGCCTCTCGTACACCTGGTGCGACGACAGCCTGAAGTGGCTGCCGCTCTCCGCGACCGAGCGGATGGACGTGATGCTGAAGTCGCTCGGCGAGATCTACCCGAACGTCGACATCCGCAGCCACATCACCGGCAACCCGGTCACCGTCTCCTGGGAGAACGAGCCCTGGTTCATGGGCGCGTTCAAGGCCAACCTGCCGGGCCACTACCGCTACCAGCGGCGGCTGTTCACGCACTTCATGCAGGACCGGCTGCCCGCCGACAAGCGGGGCCTGTTCCTGGCCGGTGACGACATCTCCTGGACGGCCGGCTGGGCCGAGGGTGCCGTGCAGACCGCGTTGAACGCCGTGTGGGGCGTGATGACCCACTTCGGCGGCGCGACCGACGCGACCAACCCCGGCCCCGGCGACCGCTTCGACGAGCTGGCCCCGGTCGAACTCCCGGAGGACTGACCGGGACCCCGGTCACGCGTCCGTGGCCGGGGGCTCCTTGTCGTACGCCGACGTGCCCGAGTCGAGCAGCGGCTCCTGCGTCTTCAGGTGCGCCGGGGCGAAGGCGCGCAGGACGTGGTAGCCGGTGATCACGACGATGGTGCCGAGGGCGATCCCGCTCAGCTCGAAGTTGTCCGTGATCTTCAGGCTGACCCCGCCGACGCCGATGATGATGCCCGCCGCGGCCGGCACCAGGTTCAGCGGATTGCGCAGGTCCACCTTGGCGTTCAGCCAGATCTGGGCGCCGAGCAGGCCGATCATGCCGTACAGGATGACCGTGATGCCGCCGAGCACCCCGCCCGGGATCGCCGCCACGACCGCGCCGAACTTCGGGCAGAGGCCGAAGAGCAGGGCGAAGCAGGCGGCGGCCCAGTAGGCGGCGGTGGAGTACACCCGGGTCGCGGCCATCACGCCGATGTTCTCGGAGTACGTGGTGTTCGGCGGGCCGCCCACCGCCGTCGACAGCATCGAGGCGGCGCCGTCCGCCGCGATGGCGGTGCCCAGCTTGCCGTCCAGCGAGCGGCCGGTCATCTCGCCGACCGCCTTCACATGCCCGGCGTTCTCCGCGATCAGGGCGATGACGACGGGCAGGGCGACCAGGATCGCCGACCACTCGAAGCTGGGCGCGTGGAAGGACGGCAGCCCGATCCAGTCGGCCTTGCCGACGCCCGACAGGTCCAGGCGCCAGTGGTCCACCGACTCGGTGCCGCCGGCGGGGGAGTGGATCTTCCCGAAGACCAGGTCGAGCAGCCAGGACAGGACGTAACCGAAGACCAGCCCCAGGAAGATCGCGATCCGCGAGAAGAAGCCGCGCAGGCACACCACGGCCAGACCGGTGAACAGCATCACGAGGAGGGCCGTCCACTGGTCCTGCGGCCAGTACGTCGACGCGGTCACCGGCGCCAGGTTGAACCCGATGAGCATGACCACCGCGCCGGTCACCACCGGCGGCATCGCCGCGTGGATGATCCGCGCGCCGAACCGCTGCACCGCGAGACCGGCCAGGAACAGCACCGCGCCGACCACGAAGACCGCGCCGGTCACCACCGCGCTGTCGCCGCCGCTCGCCCGGAT from Streptomyces drozdowiczii carries:
- a CDS encoding Lrp/AsnC family transcriptional regulator, which translates into the protein MRLNDLDERIVHALAEDARRSYADIGSIIGLSAPAVKRRVDRLRAEGAITGFTVRVDPAALGWETEGYIEIYCSRNTSPESIKQGLARYPEVASASTVTGDADALVQVFAADMRHFEQVLERIAGEPYVERTKSVLVLSPLLRRFSSGSPG
- a CDS encoding flavin monoamine oxidase family protein, which codes for MTAVPPAVQHTEEAAPPITMFGPDFPYAYDDFLAHPAGLGQIPATEHGTEVAVIGGGLSGIITAYELMKMGLKPVVYEADRIGGRLRTVEFEGCATDGERLTAEMGAMRFPPSSTALQHYIDLVGLETKPFPNPLCPATPSTVVDLKGESHYARTIDELPQVYRDVMDAWNRCLEEGADFSDMNRAMRERDVDRIREIWSRLVEKLDNQTFYGFLCDSDAFKSFRHREIFGQVGFGTGGWDTDFPNSILEILRVVYTEADDHHRSIVGGSQQLPLRLWEREPRKITHWPLGTSLSSLHGGEPRGAVTRLNRTAGNRITVTDASGDIRTFRAAVFTGQSWLLLSKIACDDALFPIDHWTAMERTHYMESSKLFVPVDRPFWLDKDETTGRDTMSMTLTDRMTRGTYLLDDGPDRPASICLSYTWCDDSLKWLPLSATERMDVMLKSLGEIYPNVDIRSHITGNPVTVSWENEPWFMGAFKANLPGHYRYQRRLFTHFMQDRLPADKRGLFLAGDDISWTAGWAEGAVQTALNAVWGVMTHFGGATDATNPGPGDRFDELAPVELPED
- a CDS encoding terpene synthase family protein; its protein translation is MENELPDIYCPFPQRTNPHVAHVREHLDSWTRNTGLVHRDSARERFEQADFGAFVGMVYPTADSETLDLVADWFVWLFLVDDQLDDGHLGRSPERVRDVVALMLAVVEGTRTGVLENEELPAAVVALIDLWQRTTPTAAVHWRRRFAWHLKKYLTTATTWEAGNRAAGIVPSEELYIEKRRHTGAIIVCMDLIEIVAGIEAPSSIHNDPRFITALEASCNHVCWANDVYSYEKEQVLGEIHNLVHLVRHHRGYGKQEALEHVCAEIAVETERFLAAETELLEAYPQLTPMLEPYLDGMRSWMRGNLDWSRQTPRYNPADVSQYEQPEQYLESTVLGVPQD
- a CDS encoding GuaB1 family IMP dehydrogenase-related protein, giving the protein MRFLEPGTGRYTESPSVPYDLTYDDVFMVPGRSAVGSRQGVDLSSPDGSGTTIPLVVANMTAIAGRRMAETVARRGGLVVIPQDIPIEVVTEVISWVKTRHLVLDTPIELSPGQTVADALSLLHKRAHGAGVVVDADRRPVGVVTDHDLSGVDRFTQLSEVMSKDLVVLDADIDPRDAFNKLDGANRKLAPAVDADGRLVGILTRKGALRATLYTPATDAAGKLRIAAAVGINGDVAGKAKQLLDAGVDTLVVDTAHGHQESMISAVRAVRALDPQVPIVAGNIVAAEGVRDLIEAGADVIKVGVGPGAMCTTRMMTGVGRPQFSAVLECAAEAKKYGKHVWADGGVRHPRDVAMALAAGASNVMIGSWFAGTYESPGDLQQSADGRFYKESFGMASARAVKNRTSDESAYDRARKALFEEGISTSRMFLDPTRPGVEDLIDSIIAGVRSSCTYAGAASLAEFAEKAVVGVQSAAGYAEGKPLHASWS
- a CDS encoding uracil-xanthine permease family protein, with protein sequence MGLGVRWTLHGDGKTPAPGAVVRPDERLSWPRTFGLGAQHVVAMFGASFVSPVLMGLDPNLAIMMSGVATAIFLLATRGQVPSYLGCSLSFVGVAATIRASGGDSAVVTGAVFVVGAVLFLAGLAVQRFGARIIHAAMPPVVTGAVVMLIGFNLAPVTASTYWPQDQWTALLVMLFTGLAVVCLRGFFSRIAIFLGLVFGYVLSWLLDLVFGKIHSPAGGTESVDHWRLDLSGVGKADWIGLPSFHAPSFEWSAILVALPVVIALIAENAGHVKAVGEMTGRSLDGKLGTAIAADGAASMLSTAVGGPPNTTYSENIGVMAATRVYSTAAYWAAACFALLFGLCPKFGAVVAAIPGGVLGGITVILYGMIGLLGAQIWLNAKVDLRNPLNLVPAAAGIIIGVGGVSLKITDNFELSGIALGTIVVITGYHVLRAFAPAHLKTQEPLLDSGTSAYDKEPPATDA
- a CDS encoding carbon-nitrogen hydrolase family protein → MPPLRTALLQSSGRPGSVAGSVELLADAARRAAATGARLLVCPELYLTGYAIGDDVPRLAEAADGPAARAVAEIAVRHGIAVHYGYPEREGDTLYNSAQLIGPDGTTLANYRKTHLFGDFEQRWFTPGGQPVVQAELDGVRIGLLTCYDVEFPENVRAHALAGTDLLLVPTALMHPFSFVAESLVPVRAFESQLYLAYVNRTGPEGEFDFTGLSCLAGPDGIVRARAGRGEELVTADVDLALLADSRAANPYLRDRRPGLYGSLV